From the Ilumatobacteraceae bacterium genome, the window ACGAGCACCCCCGCCACGAGCACCCCCACCACGAGCACCACCCCGACCCCCACGACGATGGCCAACACGGTCGCGCCGACGACGAACCCCCTCGACGACCCGTCCGACCTCACGCTGATCTTCGACGGCGTCCTGCCGTTCCGGTTCGGCGACCGCGACGTCGACATCGTCCCCGCGCTGACCGGCCTGTTGGGCGACCCGACGATCGACGAGCTGCGCGAGTACCCCGACATCGACCAAGGGATGTACTTCGACGCGAGTGGCGAGGAACGGTTCGTCGCCCCGTTCGGCCGCATGGTCTGTTTCGCCCAGAGTCTCTGTCTGCAGTTCGGGGCCGGCGCACCCGAGACGCTGATCTTCACCGGCTGGCGTGTCGACGGCCCGTCGGACCTCGCGACCGACGACGGGCTCCGATTCGGATCGACGCTCGCCGACTTCGCCGACCTGATCCAGTTCGATCCGAGTGCCGCCTGTTACCGGACGGCATACGGACAAGCCGGCGGGATTTACGTCACGCTGTTGAGCGCCGAGGAGAACTTTACGACGCCCGACGAGGACGGTACAGGGCTCGTCGTCGGCGAGCCGGACCCGAGCCAGGTGACCGTGACCGCGATGCAGGCCGGCCATCTCCCCGTGTTCGTGCTCCGTGACTGCTGAACGGTCGAACGATCAGGACGCCGCTCAGAACGGCGCGGGAATCGTCGGTCGATGCTGCCCTCACGACCTGGCGAAGCGGATCGGAGACCTGGTCGGTCGACGGCGTGACCGGCTCGGCGACGGGTTCGACGTGGGCTGGATGGTCGCTCGACGACAATGGGCGCACAGAGAACTGGGAGCCACCCGGGCAACCCGGGCCACCCGGCCAACCGGCCAACCGGCCGTCCACCCATCCGGCCACGCGGGTGGCGATCTTGAGATCGTCGCACCCGCCGACCCGGCAGACCCGACTTCCCGACCCGACAGGCCCGACTTCCCGATCCGGACAGCGGTTCGGAACCTCAGCTTCTCCTACGCAGGCGCCCGGATCACACGTCGGGGATCAGCAGCACCTTGCCGGTCGTCTCACGCGCTTCGATCGCCCGGTGGGCATCGGCGGCTTCGGCCAGCGCGAACCGGTGACCGATCCGAACGTCGAGATCACCCTCGCCGATCCAGTGGTACAGGTCGGCCGCGCGGCGTTCGAGATCGCTGCGTTCGGCGATGTAGTGGAACAGGGTCGGTCGGGTCAGGAAGATCGAACCGTTCGCCGACAGCGCCAACGGTGAGACCGGGTCGACCGGACCGGAGGCGTTCCCGAACGTCACCATCATCCCCCGCGGCCGCAGCACGGTGAGGCTCTGCTCGAACACCGATTTGCCGACGCCGTCGTAGACCACGTCGAGCGGACGCGGCCCGGCGATCTCGGTGACCGCCTCGGCGAAGTCGACGTCGCGGTACAAGATCGTGTGGTCGGCGCCGGCGGCCCGTGCCAACTCGGCCTTCTCCTCGGTGCCGACGGTCGTGAACACCTCGGCGCCCAGCAGCTTGGCCATCTGGATCAGCAGCAGTCCGACGCCCCCGGCCCCGGCGTGCACGAGGCAGCGGCTGCCGGCACCGAGCTCGAACGTGTCGGTGACGAGGTAGTGCGCGGTCATCCCCTGGAGTGGGATCGCCGCTGCGGTCTCGAGATCGACCGACTCCGGTACCGCCACCACCTGGTCGGCGGCGAGGGCGACCTGCGTCGCGTACGAACCGGCGGCGCCCGGCCAGGCGACACGGTCGCCGACCGCCCACTGCGACACACCTTCGCCGACGGCGGTCACGACGCCGGCGCCCTCCAATCCGAGCACGTACGGCGTGGGGACGTCGTAGAGACCCGACCGCTGGTACGTGTCGATGTAGTTGAGACCGGCCGCGGCGACATCGACGACGATCTGTCCGTCGCCGGGCGCCGGGTCGTCGAGCTCGCGCCACTGCATGACCTCGGGTCCACCGGACTGATCGATCTGGATCGCCCACATGGGGCCGACCCTACCGATCGAGCGGACGGCGCCGGAGGTCGGCGAGCACCGTGTGCCCACGAGGTGACAGCTCGTAGCCGGGGCTGTGACTGATCGTCAGCCCGAGCGCTTTGAGCTTGGCGACGTTCGTCTTGAACGGCTTGGTCTCCCACCCGATCGACGCCGCGAGGTCCGGGGCGCGCGTGTGCGGTTGCTCCGACAGCATCGTCATGAACCGCACGGTCCACGCGCCGGCCGGACTGCGCGTGTCGAGCCGCTCGAGGCGAGTCCGGACGTCGGCCAACTCCTCGTCGGACAGCTCCGACCGTTCACGCAGCTCGACGCGGGGATCGATCCCACCCACGCGCACCCGGACCCGGTAGAAGTCGCCCTCCGGCTTCTGGGTGAGCTCGGCGATCACCTCGGCGACCGAGCCGAATCCGGCCCGTTTCGCATCGAGGTCGGTGATGTCGTCGAGTTCGATCCGCTCGACGCCGACGATGTCGAGCATCCCCGCACGGGTGCGCAGACTGCCGCCCGTCTTCACCGTCGGCCGCTTCTGACGC encodes:
- a CDS encoding quinone oxidoreductase — protein: MWAIQIDQSGGPEVMQWRELDDPAPGDGQIVVDVAAAGLNYIDTYQRSGLYDVPTPYVLGLEGAGVVTAVGEGVSQWAVGDRVAWPGAAGSYATQVALAADQVVAVPESVDLETAAAIPLQGMTAHYLVTDTFELGAGSRCLVHAGAGGVGLLLIQMAKLLGAEVFTTVGTEEKAELARAAGADHTILYRDVDFAEAVTEIAGPRPLDVVYDGVGKSVFEQSLTVLRPRGMMVTFGNASGPVDPVSPLALSANGSIFLTRPTLFHYIAERSDLERRAADLYHWIGEGDLDVRIGHRFALAEAADAHRAIEARETTGKVLLIPDV